One window from the genome of bacterium encodes:
- the cas8b gene encoding type I-B CRISPR-associated protein Cas8b/Csh1 — MIGALKEIGEAVLRESKDSFLDNLIEPVAPKGTSDKPSYLGIMEFNLMDTVLNVSFEEMDEETPRKYLWVGNVETANSPQDRLTTSNVDYLLSQTIPNLIAALPDGELKTNLLKIRERFFHDLGTQKGSARRYRFILNLGNLSGCRKDYPGSALLEKIGKCPIDGKSMLKMISQHFWVWVRDSRGISRKEVSLFTVRINGEDIRKFGDYTAYLVRKKQDDVFGKSLISVCHICGRQGQVSSDTTRLGFSYYITDKIGFSSELGGEKNFYKNLSFCRDCYRSLIISESFTKNFLSTRLASQSVYLIPEFILSFQGDIPKWARWLKASFEATLRTDGQKISLDQFGGNGHGEQGHCGREERRSYLFNILFWQQSQAEFKVLKLIKDISLCRLDMMRKVSGEISAVGKRLFGGKNSRWELWLNNIYYLFPVRADKRRNPYEFKKVLDFYDALFTGRKIDCTFLIQQFIRLARVCRQDQGEQFNLGRDGNGDQSLVVSMLKANLLLLYLERLDMLKGEWRKMDGIQLEDFPDEIRVFVQEMKYTAEQEALFGLGILVGEVGSAQFNARIKNKPILEKLDFQGMKAERLIRFSNEIFARLKQYKRLSPENERIFAGVKRVLDKRINTWTLNSQQNVFYILSGYAYRTNKIISSARNFKGDKGGIFDHGQDE, encoded by the coding sequence ACCAGTGACAAACCATCATACTTGGGAATCATGGAATTCAACCTGATGGATACTGTTCTCAATGTTTCTTTTGAGGAAATGGATGAGGAGACTCCCAGAAAATATCTTTGGGTCGGCAACGTTGAAACTGCAAACAGCCCGCAGGACAGATTAACCACCAGCAATGTGGACTACCTTTTATCTCAGACTATTCCCAATCTGATTGCCGCGCTGCCGGATGGGGAGCTGAAAACTAACCTGCTGAAAATCAGGGAAAGGTTTTTCCATGATCTTGGCACCCAGAAAGGGTCCGCCAGACGGTACAGATTTATCCTCAATCTCGGTAATCTCTCCGGGTGCCGGAAAGATTATCCGGGATCGGCCCTTCTGGAAAAAATAGGCAAATGTCCGATAGATGGCAAGTCGATGCTGAAAATGATTTCCCAGCACTTTTGGGTATGGGTCAGGGATAGCCGGGGAATTTCCCGGAAAGAGGTTTCCCTGTTTACGGTAAGGATTAATGGAGAGGATATTCGGAAGTTCGGAGACTACACAGCGTATCTTGTGCGGAAAAAACAGGATGATGTGTTTGGTAAAAGCCTGATTTCCGTTTGTCATATCTGCGGACGGCAAGGGCAGGTGTCATCCGATACCACCAGGCTTGGGTTCAGCTATTACATAACGGATAAGATTGGATTTTCTTCGGAGCTGGGAGGGGAAAAGAACTTTTATAAGAATCTTTCGTTCTGCCGGGATTGCTATCGTTCTCTGATAATCAGTGAAAGTTTTACCAAAAACTTCCTCTCTACCCGCCTGGCCAGTCAAAGCGTCTACCTCATCCCTGAGTTCATCCTTTCGTTTCAGGGAGATATCCCCAAATGGGCCCGATGGCTGAAGGCCTCTTTTGAGGCCACGCTCAGGACGGATGGCCAGAAAATATCCCTTGATCAGTTTGGGGGAAATGGTCATGGAGAGCAGGGTCATTGCGGCCGGGAGGAGCGGAGAAGCTATCTGTTCAACATTCTGTTTTGGCAACAATCGCAGGCTGAGTTCAAGGTTTTGAAGCTTATCAAGGACATTTCTCTCTGCCGGCTGGATATGATGCGAAAGGTGTCGGGTGAGATTTCCGCAGTGGGTAAAAGACTGTTCGGCGGGAAAAACAGCCGATGGGAGCTGTGGCTGAACAACATCTATTACCTTTTCCCCGTACGGGCTGATAAAAGAAGAAACCCTTATGAATTTAAAAAAGTCCTTGACTTTTATGATGCGCTTTTTACCGGCAGGAAGATAGACTGTACCTTTTTGATTCAGCAGTTCATACGGCTGGCCAGGGTCTGCCGTCAGGACCAGGGGGAGCAGTTTAACCTTGGAAGGGATGGAAACGGCGATCAGTCCCTGGTTGTTTCGATGTTGAAAGCTAACCTTTTATTACTCTACCTGGAGAGGCTCGATATGCTGAAGGGGGAATGGAGGAAAATGGATGGCATTCAATTAGAGGATTTTCCCGATGAGATTCGGGTCTTTGTTCAGGAAATGAAATATACCGCCGAGCAGGAGGCGCTTTTCGGATTGGGAATCCTGGTGGGGGAGGTAGGAAGTGCTCAGTTTAATGCCAGGATAAAAAACAAGCCGATCCTGGAAAAGTTGGATTTCCAGGGGATGAAGGCTGAGAGGCTGATCAGGTTCAGTAATGAGATATTTGCCAGGCTGAAGCAGTATAAGAGGTTATCTCCCGAAAATGAGCGAATCTTTGCCGGAGTGAAAAGGGTGCTCGATAAACGGATCAATACCTGGACCTTGAATTCTCAGCAGAACGTATTCTACATTCTATCCGGGTATGCCTACAGAACGAATAAAATCATATCTTCAGCCAGGAATTTCAAGGGTGATAAGGGAGGCATTTTCGACCATGGACAGGACGAGTGA
- the cas7b gene encoding type I-B CRISPR-associated protein Cas7/Csh2, with protein MDRTSELITKNSDILFIYDAKGANPNGDPDDENKPRMDYETSRNLVSDVRLKRYIRDYLQDYKGQDIFVAKVDNKALNVTERLEALFSSYRQDCSKSLNLTRLERNQIDWLLSRLIDVRFFGATMPIKAKEGAGGSATFTGPIQFNWGYSLNKVELMESSSITSHFSSEAEKVQGAIGKDWRIYYSLVAFHGIVSAKRAERTSLSLDDLALFDESMIKAIPLESTTRSKIGQTPRLYIRVEYNDCRTFLGDLRDRVNLDKTEGLRDVSAFTLDLSQLSALLSTKIDRISRILFWQDADLKISGWREDDRIRGKLIPLEV; from the coding sequence ATGGACAGGACGAGTGAGCTGATAACGAAAAACAGCGATATTTTGTTTATCTATGATGCCAAGGGAGCGAATCCCAACGGTGATCCGGATGATGAAAATAAACCCCGGATGGATTATGAAACCTCTCGAAATCTGGTAAGTGATGTCAGACTGAAGCGATACATCAGAGATTACTTGCAGGACTATAAGGGCCAGGACATTTTCGTGGCCAAGGTTGACAATAAAGCGCTCAATGTTACCGAAAGACTGGAGGCGCTTTTTTCGTCATACCGGCAAGATTGCTCCAAGAGCCTGAATCTGACCAGGCTGGAGAGAAATCAGATCGACTGGCTTCTTTCCCGGCTGATTGATGTTCGCTTTTTCGGGGCCACAATGCCGATAAAAGCCAAGGAAGGGGCTGGAGGCTCGGCAACCTTTACCGGCCCGATCCAGTTCAACTGGGGATATTCCCTGAACAAGGTGGAACTGATGGAGTCCAGCTCCATCACCTCTCATTTCAGCTCCGAGGCTGAAAAAGTCCAGGGTGCTATTGGCAAGGATTGGAGGATCTACTACTCTCTGGTCGCTTTCCACGGGATTGTCAGTGCCAAGAGGGCAGAGAGAACATCCCTGAGCCTGGACGATCTTGCACTTTTTGATGAATCGATGATCAAGGCCATTCCTCTGGAGTCAACTACCCGAAGCAAGATAGGCCAGACACCCCGCCTGTATATCAGGGTGGAGTATAACGACTGCCGGACATTCCTCGGAGATTTACGGGACCGGGTAAATCTCGATAAAACGGAAGGGTTGAGAGATGTCAGCGCTTTTACGCTCGACCTCAGTCAACTCAGTGCCCTTTTGAGCACGAAAATCGACAGGATTTCCCGGATACTCTTCTGGCAGGATGCAGATTTGAAAATTTCCGGCTGGAGAGAGGATGATCGCATCCGGGGTAAATTGATTCCCCTTGAGGTTTGA
- the cas5 gene encoding CRISPR-associated protein Cas5, whose product MKERLVVFDILGKIAHFRKFYTNSSSLTYDLPPPTVIRGMIAAILGIERDGYYDLLSPERTRIAASIHQPGRRFMQTINYIRTNKNDFSNPRHILARFLSGARVPYQVPMEVLLPLDQGSSLKYRIYFQHTDGAIMRMLKDQMASGFSVYPLYFGISEFIADFQYRGERDYELRQGIADRISSMVNGEKLNERGIDLCASQGCQFVKERMPAAFKQGRELLKVSSFIYERSGRPFTADVSEYAVVSSDDGLPDHIVFI is encoded by the coding sequence ATGAAAGAGCGGTTGGTGGTGTTTGATATTCTGGGAAAAATCGCTCATTTCAGAAAATTTTACACCAACTCCTCCTCCCTGACTTATGACCTTCCTCCGCCGACTGTTATCCGTGGCATGATCGCGGCTATCCTTGGCATCGAGCGGGATGGCTATTACGACCTTCTGTCACCTGAGCGGACAAGAATAGCGGCGTCCATTCACCAGCCTGGCCGCAGGTTTATGCAGACCATCAACTATATCAGGACAAATAAGAACGATTTTTCCAATCCCCGCCATATACTGGCAAGATTCCTCAGTGGAGCAAGAGTGCCGTATCAGGTGCCAATGGAGGTCTTGCTTCCCTTGGATCAGGGGAGCAGTCTCAAATACCGCATTTATTTTCAGCATACCGATGGGGCAATCATGAGGATGCTAAAGGATCAGATGGCCTCCGGATTCAGTGTCTATCCTCTCTATTTTGGAATATCGGAGTTTATCGCTGACTTCCAATACCGGGGAGAGAGGGACTATGAGCTCAGGCAGGGTATTGCTGACCGGATTTCATCAATGGTCAATGGAGAAAAGCTCAATGAACGGGGGATCGACCTTTGTGCCTCACAGGGCTGTCAGTTCGTGAAGGAGCGCATGCCAGCCGCTTTCAAACAGGGCCGGGAGCTTCTGAAAGTGTCGAGTTTCATCTACGAGAGATCCGGCAGGCCGTTTACGGCCGATGTCAGTGAATATGCGGTTGTATCATCAGATGATGGTCTGCCTGACCATATTGTTTTTATTTGA
- a CDS encoding PAS domain S-box protein translates to MNVAFALYEIIYDQTGQAVDFVIMDVNHAYETMVRMEREKIIGRKASEIYGSGRLPYLEIYDKVVKSGQPTTFEMFSPLIDKHLIVSVFSPGSGRFATMFTDITRYKKVEEALRESEAEYSTLVNQARDGIAIIQDGTFQFANNALGSMSGYTVQELRDKPFLDLLTPECREMASQRHASHLAGEKVPAVYEAKLKGKDGVTRDVEFSISVIRYYGKPAIMAIARDITERKRVEEELQRVQKLESIGILAGGIAHDFNNLLTAIAGNLSYGKLYVKTAGEAYESLTDAEAACQQAKNLTQHLLTFSKGGEPIKATTSVSDLIKDVVSLAQCGSNVRFELSLPDDLWWAEIDKGQVRQAVSNLLINADQAMSEGGIVSIQAENVLMSDNNRLSLKPGRYVKLSIRDQGTGIRNEHLQKIFDPYFTTKQNRSGLGLSTAYAIIKKHAGYISVESEVGVGTIFSIYLPASEREIFTVYSVAEEKPPIGRRKVLFMDDQKIIRDMVRRMLTHLKYEVEMASEGDEAIELFKKARESKKPFHAVILDLTIPGGKGGKEVIQKLREIDPQVKAIVSSGYSNDPVMSDYARYGFSGVVVKPYDFDELSETLARLIQEPARPG, encoded by the coding sequence ATGAATGTAGCATTCGCTCTCTATGAAATCATTTATGACCAGACAGGCCAGGCTGTAGACTTCGTTATTATGGACGTTAACCATGCCTATGAGACCATGGTCAGGATGGAGCGGGAAAAGATAATCGGAAGAAAAGCATCTGAGATTTACGGCTCAGGCAGGCTGCCATATCTTGAAATTTACGACAAGGTAGTAAAAAGCGGACAGCCGACCACGTTCGAGATGTTTTCCCCCCTGATAGACAAACATCTGATTGTCTCTGTTTTTTCACCCGGTTCCGGACGCTTTGCCACCATGTTCACTGACATTACCAGATATAAGAAGGTAGAGGAGGCTTTGCGGGAATCGGAGGCGGAATATTCAACCCTCGTGAATCAGGCCAGGGATGGAATCGCCATTATCCAGGATGGCACTTTTCAGTTTGCCAATAATGCCCTCGGAAGTATGAGTGGTTATACGGTCCAGGAACTGCGTGACAAGCCGTTTCTCGATCTTTTAACTCCTGAATGCCGGGAGATGGCCAGCCAGAGACATGCATCCCATCTGGCAGGTGAGAAAGTACCTGCGGTCTATGAGGCGAAATTGAAAGGTAAGGATGGTGTTACGCGGGATGTGGAGTTTTCCATCAGTGTGATCCGGTATTATGGGAAACCCGCCATTATGGCCATTGCCCGTGATATTACCGAGCGCAAGCGGGTGGAAGAAGAACTGCAACGGGTTCAGAAACTTGAATCCATCGGCATCCTTGCGGGCGGAATTGCTCACGACTTCAATAATCTGCTGACAGCTATTGCCGGTAATCTCTCGTACGGCAAATTGTATGTCAAGACGGCAGGTGAAGCTTATGAGTCTCTTACTGATGCGGAAGCAGCCTGTCAGCAGGCCAAAAACCTGACTCAGCATCTACTCACCTTTTCCAAGGGAGGAGAACCGATCAAGGCAACCACTTCCGTCTCGGACCTGATCAAGGACGTTGTCAGCCTCGCCCAATGCGGTTCCAATGTAAGATTTGAGTTATCCCTGCCGGATGATCTGTGGTGGGCTGAAATCGATAAGGGGCAGGTCAGGCAGGCTGTCAGCAACCTGCTGATCAATGCTGACCAGGCCATGTCAGAAGGCGGGATAGTCAGCATCCAGGCCGAAAACGTTCTGATGAGCGATAATAACCGGCTGTCTCTCAAGCCTGGCAGGTATGTAAAGCTGTCCATCAGGGACCAGGGGACCGGCATCCGGAATGAGCATCTCCAGAAGATATTCGATCCCTATTTTACCACCAAGCAAAACAGAAGCGGTCTGGGTCTGTCCACTGCCTATGCCATTATCAAAAAACATGCAGGCTATATCAGCGTGGAATCCGAAGTTGGCGTGGGGACGATCTTCTCAATCTACCTTCCTGCCTCAGAGAGGGAAATCTTCACCGTTTACAGCGTGGCTGAGGAAAAGCCCCCCATCGGTCGGCGGAAGGTCCTGTTCATGGATGACCAGAAGATCATCAGGGATATGGTGAGAAGGATGCTGACTCATTTAAAGTATGAAGTTGAAATGGCCAGCGAGGGTGATGAAGCGATCGAGCTTTTCAAAAAAGCCCGGGAATCGAAAAAGCCTTTTCATGCTGTTATCCTGGATCTGACGATACCAGGGGGCAAAGGAGGCAAGGAAGTAATCCAAAAATTGCGTGAGATAGACCCGCAGGTCAAAGCAATCGTTTCGAGCGGCTATTCCAACGATCCGGTAATGTCTGACTATGCGCGCTACGGCTTCAGCGGCGTAGTCGTCAAGCCCTATGACTTCGACGAATTGAGCGAGACCCTGGCCAGATTAATCCAGGAACCTGCAAGGCCGGGATGA
- a CDS encoding metallophosphoesterase, giving the protein MSAPFLLIFAFLVVYGGMHAYAYCKVQPILHLTSSGRAVLASIMVLMICAPLLIHFLNKRELELAARLTAYTGYIWMGFLFLFCTVFAAADIYNLLMGIGGIITRSDVSRFTLPGKNSSFLLAMLVLIIGWYSLFDAQRIRTERITLATSKLPTGVSRLTIVHISDVHLNLTMSRRFLNRVMAAIREAEPDLLISTGDFVDVEVNHVVDLADLFQQIKPRYGKFAVMGNHDFYAGITEATLAAHRAGFKVLRGEGLTVAGIVNIAGIDDQIGSHLSRTASGPHNETALLAALPRNLFTILLKHRPDINEASCSLFDLQLSGHTHGGQLFPFTWVIHFLYPRQNGLYKLSGHSLLYTSTGTGTWGPPMRFLVPPKITVIEIKRQEEKGGSSQGQWSEKTDT; this is encoded by the coding sequence TTGTCAGCGCCTTTCCTTCTCATCTTTGCCTTTTTGGTGGTATACGGCGGCATGCACGCTTATGCCTATTGTAAGGTGCAGCCGATTCTGCATCTTACCTCAAGTGGCCGGGCAGTGCTTGCCAGCATCATGGTGCTGATGATATGTGCTCCGCTCCTTATCCATTTCCTGAACAAAAGAGAACTGGAGCTTGCAGCCAGGCTGACAGCTTATACGGGATATATCTGGATGGGCTTTCTTTTTCTTTTCTGTACGGTATTTGCAGCAGCCGATATCTATAACCTGCTGATGGGCATTGGCGGGATAATCACGCGGTCAGATGTCAGCCGATTTACCTTGCCGGGGAAAAACTCATCTTTCCTTCTGGCTATGCTGGTTCTGATTATTGGGTGGTACAGCCTTTTCGATGCTCAACGGATCAGGACCGAAAGGATAACCCTGGCCACTTCCAAGCTGCCAACAGGAGTTTCCCGCCTTACCATTGTTCATATATCCGATGTCCACCTGAATCTCACGATGAGCCGTCGTTTTCTGAACAGGGTGATGGCAGCTATCCGTGAGGCCGAACCGGACCTTCTGATCTCAACCGGGGATTTTGTAGATGTGGAAGTCAACCATGTCGTGGATCTGGCTGATTTATTCCAACAGATTAAGCCCCGATACGGTAAATTCGCAGTCATGGGAAACCATGACTTTTATGCTGGCATTACCGAGGCGACCCTGGCTGCCCATCGAGCGGGATTCAAAGTCCTGCGGGGTGAAGGACTGACCGTTGCCGGAATCGTCAACATTGCAGGTATCGATGATCAGATCGGATCCCATCTCAGCCGGACAGCGTCAGGACCTCATAACGAGACAGCACTGCTCGCCGCTCTCCCTCGGAATCTGTTCACGATTTTATTAAAGCACCGGCCTGATATTAATGAGGCGAGCTGTAGCCTCTTTGACCTCCAGTTGAGTGGCCATACGCACGGCGGACAGCTATTTCCCTTCACCTGGGTCATCCATTTCCTGTACCCGCGGCAGAACGGGTTGTATAAGCTCTCTGGCCACAGTTTACTTTATACCAGCACCGGAACCGGAACATGGGGACCTCCGATGCGATTCCTGGTCCCCCCGAAAATCACCGTTATTGAGATAAAGAGGCAAGAGGAGAAAGGGGGCAGCAGTCAGGGTCAGTGGTCAGAAAAAACTGATACCTGA
- a CDS encoding helix-turn-helix domain-containing protein, giving the protein MFGKFIQELRMKQGMGLCKFCKKTGHDPSNWSKLERGILPPPKDERKLQLWASQLGLKPGTGDWYTFFDLASVESNHPLFGIVRDEDMVKELPQLFRIIRGQKSTEDEMRNLAELARRS; this is encoded by the coding sequence ATGTTTGGGAAATTCATTCAGGAATTGAGAATGAAACAGGGGATGGGATTATGCAAATTTTGTAAAAAAACCGGCCATGATCCCAGTAACTGGAGTAAGCTTGAGCGAGGTATCCTGCCACCTCCGAAAGATGAAAGAAAACTGCAATTATGGGCCTCACAGCTCGGCCTGAAGCCTGGTACCGGTGACTGGTATACCTTCTTCGATTTGGCCTCGGTTGAGAGTAATCATCCGCTGTTCGGTATTGTCCGGGATGAGGACATGGTCAAAGAGCTGCCTCAGCTTTTTAGAATAATACGGGGGCAGAAATCGACCGAGGATGAGATGCGAAACCTGGCTGAGCTTGCCAGAAGGAGCTGA
- a CDS encoding addiction module protein — translation MDITIDELAAQAMSLPSESRVQLVEKLIESLEQETIERLWISEAKKRRDEVRNGKVKPIPGEEALECVRKLVIR, via the coding sequence ATGGATATAACCATTGATGAACTAGCTGCTCAAGCGATGTCTTTGCCGAGTGAATCAAGGGTTCAGCTTGTTGAAAAGTTGATAGAAAGCCTCGAGCAGGAAACAATTGAAAGACTCTGGATATCCGAGGCAAAAAAACGCCGTGATGAAGTACGAAACGGTAAAGTTAAACCGATACCTGGTGAAGAAGCCTTGGAATGTGTAAGAAAATTAGTTATTAGATGA
- a CDS encoding type II toxin-antitoxin system RelE/ParE family toxin, producing MNYKFHPEALIEFSEAALYYSEKSPELGLAFYNEVEDTIQRITANPALFRIIEEDVCRCLTKRFPYGILYTREEDYILIVAVMHCSRDPSFWKHRIRKGKLKA from the coding sequence ATGAACTATAAATTTCATCCCGAGGCACTCATTGAATTTAGTGAAGCTGCCCTCTATTATTCTGAAAAAAGTCCTGAATTAGGATTGGCATTCTACAATGAAGTAGAAGATACGATCCAAAGAATTACTGCAAACCCGGCCTTATTTAGAATAATCGAAGAAGATGTGTGCCGATGCCTTACCAAACGCTTTCCTTATGGAATTCTCTACACGAGAGAAGAAGATTATATTCTGATAGTAGCAGTCATGCATTGCAGTAGAGATCCATCCTTTTGGAAGCATAGGATAAGGAAGGGAAAATTAAAAGCCTGA
- the leuS gene encoding leucine--tRNA ligase — translation MSKNKDILYQPNTFEALWRGKWEEEKLHTVDNPVYADRPPYYCLDMFPYPSGSGLHVGHWRGYVISDVWSRYKLLKGFKVLHPMGWDNFGLPAETDAIKKGIHPTISTRKNIENMKRQLKEIGCVYDWTREVATTDLDYYRWTQWIFLRMFKKGLAYQKQQPVNWCDSCRVVLANEETEGGKCERCGGTNIRRIDKKQWMLRITAYAERLLKDLDGLNWPEKVKEMQRNWIGRSEGAIVHFSVTTTDQQEARLDVFTTRPDTLFGATFMVLAPEHPLVPRITTPDRQAEVNDYIRRAQTLSAVDRQKVTTEKTGSFTGSYAINPVNNQPIPVFISDYVLMDYGTGAIMSVPAHDQRDFEFARKFGLPIVEVIYSAQAERDEQGNLVSAYAGDGTLINSSYLNSLNVDQAKKRVVQELAKEGKGKATVDYKLRDWIFARQRYWGEPIPIVHCERCGTLPVPEDELPVKLPDVESYQPTGDAESPLAAISDFRNTTCPSCGGPARRETDTMPQWAGSSWYFIRYASPHYEQAIAREADIKTWLPVDMYVGGIEHAVLHLLYARFWTKFLFDEGVVPFEEPFEQLFNQGMICRTAYRCGTCNRWIFEDQIGDAFGRDEVSCPVCGTLLQKSLEKMSKSKGNGVNPDDLVEKYGTDSLRLYELFAGDPTVDSEWNDEGIKGCYAFLKKTWQFFTAGDFAAEKPSRKAEQLINRLIKKVEERVNSFKLNTAVSAFMEFINEAASIRDSFTRELAERFLITLAPFSPHIAEELWRNYLGHDKSIFLASYPAYDEDLARLEEIEIAVQVNGKLRGVFATEPGTTREDLEKTARGLDRVREMIDGHTIRKVIIVPDKIVNFVVQ, via the coding sequence ATGAGTAAAAACAAGGATATTTTATACCAGCCAAATACCTTTGAAGCTCTCTGGAGGGGTAAGTGGGAGGAAGAAAAACTGCACACTGTTGATAACCCGGTCTATGCGGACCGGCCTCCATACTATTGTCTGGACATGTTCCCCTATCCATCCGGTTCCGGGCTTCATGTGGGGCATTGGCGCGGATATGTGATCAGCGATGTCTGGAGCCGCTACAAGCTGCTCAAGGGATTTAAGGTGCTCCACCCCATGGGCTGGGACAATTTCGGCCTTCCGGCTGAGACCGATGCCATCAAGAAGGGGATACATCCGACCATCAGCACCCGGAAGAATATCGAGAACATGAAGCGCCAGCTCAAAGAGATAGGCTGCGTCTACGACTGGACACGCGAGGTCGCCACCACCGATTTGGATTACTATCGATGGACCCAGTGGATATTCCTGCGGATGTTTAAAAAAGGTCTCGCCTACCAGAAGCAGCAGCCGGTAAACTGGTGCGATTCCTGCCGTGTTGTCCTGGCCAATGAGGAAACCGAAGGGGGAAAATGCGAGCGGTGCGGGGGGACGAATATCCGAAGGATCGATAAAAAGCAGTGGATGCTCAGGATCACTGCCTATGCCGAGCGGCTGCTGAAGGACCTGGATGGCCTGAACTGGCCCGAAAAGGTCAAGGAAATGCAGAGAAACTGGATTGGCCGCTCGGAAGGGGCGATAGTTCATTTCAGCGTCACAACAACCGATCAGCAGGAAGCCAGGCTCGATGTTTTTACCACCAGGCCGGATACGCTTTTTGGTGCAACCTTTATGGTCCTTGCGCCGGAGCATCCTCTGGTGCCGCGAATAACCACTCCGGACAGACAGGCTGAGGTGAATGACTATATCCGCAGAGCCCAGACCCTGTCCGCGGTGGATAGACAAAAAGTCACCACGGAAAAAACCGGAAGCTTCACTGGAAGTTATGCCATCAATCCGGTCAATAATCAGCCCATTCCCGTCTTCATTTCCGACTACGTTCTGATGGATTACGGGACCGGGGCCATCATGTCCGTTCCTGCCCACGACCAGAGGGATTTTGAATTTGCCAGAAAATTCGGTCTGCCGATTGTCGAAGTCATCTATTCCGCGCAGGCCGAGCGGGATGAGCAGGGCAATCTGGTCAGCGCGTATGCCGGCGACGGCACTCTGATCAATTCCAGCTATCTGAATTCCCTGAATGTGGATCAGGCAAAGAAAAGGGTTGTTCAGGAGCTGGCCAAAGAGGGGAAGGGGAAAGCTACCGTTGATTATAAATTGCGGGACTGGATCTTTGCCCGGCAGAGATACTGGGGAGAGCCGATTCCGATTGTCCACTGTGAGCGGTGCGGCACGCTGCCGGTACCGGAGGACGAGCTGCCGGTCAAATTGCCGGATGTCGAGTCGTATCAGCCTACCGGCGATGCGGAATCCCCCCTGGCCGCCATCAGTGATTTCCGGAATACGACCTGTCCATCGTGCGGCGGACCAGCCAGGCGGGAAACGGATACCATGCCCCAGTGGGCAGGATCGAGCTGGTATTTCATCCGCTACGCTTCACCCCATTACGAGCAGGCTATAGCCAGGGAAGCGGATATCAAAACCTGGCTTCCGGTTGACATGTATGTCGGCGGCATCGAGCATGCCGTACTCCATCTTTTATATGCCCGCTTCTGGACCAAATTCCTCTTTGATGAGGGAGTGGTTCCATTCGAGGAGCCGTTCGAGCAGCTCTTCAACCAGGGCATGATCTGCAGGACCGCTTATCGGTGCGGCACGTGCAACCGATGGATATTCGAAGACCAGATCGGGGATGCTTTCGGCAGGGATGAGGTATCCTGCCCGGTATGCGGGACCCTGCTGCAAAAGTCTCTGGAAAAGATGAGTAAATCAAAGGGGAATGGCGTGAATCCGGATGATCTTGTCGAAAAGTACGGCACTGACTCTTTGCGCCTCTATGAGCTTTTTGCCGGTGATCCGACCGTTGACTCCGAGTGGAACGATGAAGGCATCAAAGGATGCTATGCCTTCCTGAAAAAAACCTGGCAGTTTTTCACCGCCGGTGATTTTGCGGCTGAGAAACCATCCAGGAAAGCGGAGCAGTTGATCAATCGCCTGATCAAAAAAGTCGAAGAAAGGGTAAACTCCTTCAAGTTGAATACGGCCGTGAGTGCCTTCATGGAATTTATCAATGAGGCTGCCTCGATCCGTGATTCCTTCACCAGGGAACTGGCCGAGCGGTTTTTAATCACCCTTGCCCCGTTTTCACCGCATATTGCCGAAGAGCTGTGGAGAAATTACCTCGGACACGACAAATCCATATTCCTGGCCAGTTACCCCGCTTATGACGAAGATCTGGCGAGGCTGGAGGAAATCGAGATCGCGGTGCAGGTGAATGGGAAACTTCGGGGAGTATTTGCCACCGAGCCGGGAACCACCAGGGAAGACCTGGAAAAAACGGCCAGGGGCCTTGACCGGGTCCGTGAGATGATCGATGGCCACACGATCAGGAAAGTGATTATCGTGCCGGATAAGATTGTAAACTTCGTTGTCCAGTGA
- a CDS encoding prepilin-type N-terminal cleavage/methylation domain-containing protein, producing MVRNLKNQQGFTLIELMIVVAIIGILSAIAIPNFMTFRLKAKTSEAKANLGSIRTCEEAYKAEQETYYGTIAQYPTSVPGATSVAWTSTATAFSAIGFAPSGKVYYSYEVTAADTSAFTAKAYGNLDDTAPNSTYSITNDGDITRESAAEIF from the coding sequence ATGGTAAGGAATCTGAAGAACCAACAAGGTTTTACCCTGATCGAGCTCATGATCGTTGTGGCCATCATCGGTATTCTGTCAGCTATCGCCATCCCCAACTTCATGACTTTCCGGCTGAAAGCAAAGACCTCGGAAGCCAAGGCCAATCTCGGATCGATCCGAACCTGCGAAGAGGCTTACAAGGCTGAACAGGAGACCTATTACGGCACTATCGCCCAGTATCCAACCTCTGTTCCCGGCGCAACCTCGGTAGCATGGACAAGCACGGCTACTGCATTTTCGGCCATCGGCTTTGCTCCTTCCGGTAAAGTATACTACAGCTATGAAGTAACTGCGGCTGACACCTCGGCCTTCACAGCCAAGGCCTATGGAAACCTCGATGATACTGCCCCCAACTCGACATACTCGATCACCAACGATGGTGATATCACCCGAGAAAGCGCTGCCGAGATATTCTAA